CCTCGGCGGCCGGCTCCTCGGCCTGGGCGGCCAGGACCTGGATGACGACGGCGTCGGCGTCCACGGCCAGCTCGACGCCCTTGGGCAGCGTGATGTCCTTGGCGTGGATGGCGTCACCGGCGGTCAGGCCGGCCACGGAGACGGTCAGCGCCTGGGGGATGTGGGTGGCCTCGGCCTCGACCGGCAGGGCGACGAGGACGTGCTCGGCCAGGTTGCCGCCGGGGGCCAGCTCGCCCTCGGTCTGCACCGGAACCTCGACGGTGACCTTCTCGCCGCGCTTGACCAGCAGCAGGTCGACGTGGACCAGGAAGCCCTTGAGGGCGTCGCGCTGGACGGCCTTCGGGATGGCCAGCTCGTTGCGGCCCTCGATGTCCAGGGAGAGCAGGACGTTCGGGGTACGCAGGGCGAGCAGCAGCTCGTGGGCCGGCAGGGTCAGGTGGACCGGGTCGGTGCCGTGGCCGTAGAGAACGACCGGAACCAGGTTGGCGCGGCGGTCGCGGCGGGCGGCACCCTTGCCGAACTCGGTACGGAGCTCGGCGGCGATCTTCACCTCGGACATGTGCACTCCTCGTACAACAGACGGATCGAATGGTCACCCGGCCATGAACGGCCTGCTACGCCTGCTGCGAAGAGCGCGCGTCGATAACGGACCGCCGCACCGGAGTGCGGCCTCCCTCGCCGAGCAACCTCGCCAGTCTACGCAATGCCGCCGACAGGCCCCAATCGATCTCCCCGGGCCCTAGTGGGGCATGCGACAGGGCCGTGTCCCCGGGCGGGGGACACGGCCCTGTGCGCTACGGCCGCGCGGCAGGCGCGGCCGCCTACTGCTCCTCGAAGAGGCTGGTGACCGAGCCGTCCTCGAAGACCTCGCGCACGGCGCGGGCGATCGTCGGCGCCATCGACAGCACCGTGATCTTGTCCAGCTCCAGATCGCTCGGGTCGGGCAGCGTGTTGGTGAAGACGAACTCGCTGACCTTGGAGTTCTTCAGCCGGTCGGCGGCGGGGCCGGACAGCACACCGTGGGTGGCGGTCACGATGACGTCCTCGGCGCCGTTGGCGAAGAGCGCG
The nucleotide sequence above comes from Streptomyces clavuligerus. Encoded proteins:
- a CDS encoding 50S ribosomal protein L25/general stress protein Ctc encodes the protein MSEVKIAAELRTEFGKGAARRDRRANLVPVVLYGHGTDPVHLTLPAHELLLALRTPNVLLSLDIEGRNELAIPKAVQRDALKGFLVHVDLLLVKRGEKVTVEVPVQTEGELAPGGNLAEHVLVALPVEAEATHIPQALTVSVAGLTAGDAIHAKDITLPKGVELAVDADAVVIQVLAAQAEEPAAEGDASAEG